In the Amblyraja radiata isolate CabotCenter1 chromosome 13, sAmbRad1.1.pri, whole genome shotgun sequence genome, one interval contains:
- the jrk gene encoding jerky protein homolog: MDFNMSNDGRDGKSVKRKHVTLTIHQKLEIIKRLEEGENRHVIMGEYNIGSSTIYDIKKRKGELQLFLAESDTTKGIDARHTLKKPKLSQLDSALYKWFLTKRSEGKQITGPMLIEKAKDFHQEMKLTEQCAFSEGWLRNFKDRHGIRKPSVSGEPKSANHTFAEDFGEFFKPLIQKHKLSPDQVYNADETGLLWRCLPNSMLDGGDEKCAQGFKRNKDRIAVLVCGNASGRHKLKLFVVGKYKKSRAFNGITYLPVVYDAQENARMTAELFKEWFFHHFVPEVKENFKRLGLPEDSTAILLIDNCKAHHPASELVCGNISAEYLPASVTSLIQPMDQGVIQRFKTAYKGSFIRKLLNSNCIVQDFQASFNLKDAIYAAALAWKDVSSIILQRSWRKIWPSVKFGRYYLKEEEFEGISARQTGLGDILKIMEEAPTENPVSKLTEEEMEEWFDEDGDPEVVEIVTDAQIIDMDFNLNKVKVMEEEENYEGQEGGTRYTWHQATEFITKFVEFAEYNSQYSAAEVMNLHIILNNFYEKKAASNKQADLRDMFKKAIKKAGPCSPTPSTSSTPDLIIVSDIKPKTEY, translated from the coding sequence ATGGATTTTAATATGAGTAATGATGGTAGGGATGGTAAAAGTGTAAAAAGGAAGCATGTGACTCTAACAATACATCAGAAATTGGAGATCATTAAACGGCTTGAGGAAGGTGAGAATCGTCATGTTATCATGGGAGAATACAACATTGGATCATCTACAATATATGACATCAAGAAACGGAAAGGCGAATTGCAGTTATTTCTAGCTGAGTCTGATACCACTAAAGGAATTGATGCACGGCATACCTTGAAAAAGCCAAAGTTGTCTCAGTTAGATTCCGCTTTGTATAAGTGGTTTCTTACTAAGCGTTCTGAAGGGAAGCAAATAACTGGACCTATGCTCATTGAAAAAGCAAAAGACTTTCATCAGGAAATGAAGCTAACTGAGCAATGCGCATTTTCTGAAGGTTGGCTTCGTAACTTTAAAGATCGTCATGGTATTCGTAAGCCGTCTGTTTCAGGAGAGCCCAAGTCAGCTAATCATACATTTGCAGAGGACTTTGGTGAATTTTTTAAGCCTTTAATTCAGAAACATAAATTGTCACCCGACCAAGTTTACAATGCGGATGAAACAGGGCTATTATGGCGCTGTTTGCCAAACAGTATGTTAGATGGTGGAGATGAAAAATGTGCTCAGGGTTTTAAACGAAATAAGGACAGGATCGCAGTCCTTGTTTGTGGTAATGCTTCTGGTAGACATAAACTGAAACTTTTTGTTGTTGGTAAATACAAGAAGTCTAGAGCTTTCAATGGTATCACTTATTTACCCGTTGTCTATGATGCTCAAGAAAATGCCCGGATGACTGCGGAGCTCTTCAAAGAGTGGTTTTTTCATCATTTTGTTCCAGAGGTCAAAGAAAATTTTAAAAGGCTGGGCTTGCCTGAAGATAGTACAGCTATTCTTCTAATAGATAATTGTAAGGCACACCATCCTGCTTCAGAACTTGTTTGTGGCAATATTTCTGCTGAGTACCTGCCTGCCAGTGTCACATCACTCATCCAaccaatggatcagggggtaattCAGAGATTCAAAACTGCTTACAAGGGATCTTTCATTCGCAAATTGCTGAATTCTAATTGCATTGTACAAGATTTTCAAGCTTCATTTAATCTTAAAGATGCTATTTATGCTGCAGCTTTAGCATGGAAGGATGTCTCAAGTATAATCTTGCAAAGATCGTGGAGGAAAATATGGCCTAGTGTAAAATTTGGGCGATATTATTTAAAGGAAGAAGAGTTTGAGGGAATCAGTGCTAGACAAACTGGACTCGGAGACATTTTGAAAATAATGGAAGAGGCTCCAACTGAGAATCCTGTCAGCAAACTTACAGAAGAAGAaatggaggaatggtttgatgaAGATGGGGACCCAGAAGTAGTTGAAATTGTAACAGATGCACAGATAATTGACATGGATTTTAATCTTAATAAGGTCAAGGTAATGGAAGAAGAGGAAAATTATGAGGGACAAGAAGGAGGAACTAGATACACCTGGCATCAGGCTACAGAATTTATAACAAAGTTTGTGGAATTTGCAGAGTACAACAGCCAGTACAGTGCTGCAGAAGTAATGAACTTGCATATTATACTGAACAATTTCTATGAGAAAAAAGCAGCATCAAATAAACAGGCAGACCTCAGAGACATGTTCAAGAAAGCAATCAAGAAAGCAGGTCCCTGTAGCCCTACTCCTTCGACTTCTTCTACACCAGATCTAATTATTGTTTCTGATATCAAGCCTAAGACTGAATATTGA